GTAGATAGACTCTGGATCAACTTATTGATCAGATAGTATATCTACAGCATCTGAGCCTTTCTTGAGTTGCGCAAGATCCAATCTTTATTGATTTTTATTGAATCCTTGTAGCTTTGATGATCTTGAttaaatgaaaatattaaattgAACTGGCCTCTGATTATCGAATGACATACTGATCTTCATTTTGACTCTTATCAGATAATACTGATTTGATCATCTTCGATCTCTATTAAACcatctatgtcctaattagatcttGATTGAATGAAATCAGATGACCAGACCCATCTTGGATGCAACTATCCATGAGTCCTATCTTGCTTAATTATTTGTATCCTTTTTAATTATTAGacttgattctatataggattgtggatgtttggtAATGGGATACgatgatatgatctatgaactaaagattttggaagaaaatttctaAAATTATGTGGATGTATTAGAGAGAAGAAAAGTATGTCCTTGATCTATTCTATTGAGATGATAGAAAATAAGATATTTCTGCTAATGTTTTCAAAGCTTGATGTGAATGCTTTCAATGTATCTTGCAGTAATGATATGATATGGCACAGGAGGTATGGTCATCTTAATTTTGTTGGTCTGAAATTATTGCATAAGGAGAAGATGACAATTGATTTTCCAGGAGTTACAGGAGAGAAAGGGATTTGTGAGCCCTGCCTCTATGGCAAGCAACATCGTGAGAAGTTTCCAACTGGTACATCTTGGAGGGCTACAGAACCTTTAATGCTGGTTCATGCTGGCATTTGTGGTCCAATGCAAATTGCATCCTTTAATGGTAGCaggtattttttgatttttgtggatgatttctcaagaatgaCATGGGTGTATTTTTGAAAGAGAAGTCAGAAGCTTTTGAGTGGTTCAAGTAGTTTAAAGTGACTGTTGAGAAGCAAAGTGGTTACTCTATCATTGCACTATAAACTGATCGAGGTGGCAAATTTACTAGCAATACATTTGCAACATTTTGCAACAATAATGGTATACAACAAACAGCTAGCTATACTCCTCAACAAAATGGAGTTGTGGAGTGCAAAAATCAAATTATTATTGAGACAGCCCGAAGCATGATGAAAGATAAGGCATCACCAGAGAAGTTTTGGGCAGAAGCTGTGGCAATAGCATTCATTTGCTCAATCATTTTCCCGCTCAAGCTATGAAGGGAAAGATTACATATGAGGCATGGTGTAGAAGGAAACCCAATGTAAGTTATTTGAGAATTTTTGGTTGTATTGCTTTTGCTCATGTGCCATCTGAATTAAGAAGAAAATTGAATGATAAGAGTGAGAAGTGTCTTTGTTGGTTACAGTGAAGAAACTAAGGATTATAGATTGTTTAATCCAGTGACTAATAAGCTGATTATTAGTCGAGATGTTGTTTTTAATGAGGAGGATCGTTGGAATTGGGAAGTTTCTGGTTCAAACTCTCTACAGGTAGAAGGAGATACTGAATTTAATCCAATTAACATGATAGAAGATCCAACTTCTTCACCTGATTCTACTCCTAGAAGGATGAGGAGTCTTGCTGATATTTATGCCAATGATGACCAGTCATCATCACCAAATTCTCTTCTAGAAAGGCAGAGAAGTCTTGCAGAAATTTATGCCTCCATTGCCATGGAACCTACTTGTTTTGAAGATGCAACAAGACAAGAAGAATGGTGCAAGATAATGAAGGAAGAAATCAGTTCCATTGAGAAGAATAAAACTTGGTCTTTAGTGGATTTACCTGAACCAAAGAAGCCATAGGACTAAAGTGGGTGTTCAAGTCCAAGTACAACTCAGATGGAACTTTACAAAGACACAAGGCTCGATTAGTTGCAAAGGGATATGCTCAAGTTTCATGTATTGATTTCACAGAAATTTATGCTCCAGTTGTTAGATTTGATATTGTGAGATCTATTTTGGCTTTAGCAGCTCACAATGGATGGATTATTTATCAAttggatattaaatatgtatttctTAATGGTGAACTTATAGAGGATGTGTATGTAGAGCAGCCTCAAGGTTTTGAAGTTGTATGTTTTGAGCATAAAGTATACAAATTGCATAAGGCACTATACGGGCTCAAGCAGGCTCCGAGAGCATGGTATAGCAAAATAGATACTTATTTTGTTCAAAATGCTTTCCAAAGGAGTGCCAATGAACCAACTTTGTATGTGAAGACTCAAGACAAGGATTTCTTGGTGGTTTGTCCATATGTTGATGACATGATTTACACAAGAAGTTCAATGGAGATGATGAAGAGCTTTAAGGAGTCCATGATGAAGACATTTGAGATGTCAGATTTGGATTTGCTGCACTATTTCTTAAGAGTTGAAGTTCAACAAAGTGTAGAAGGTATTTTCATTTATCAGAAGAAGTATGCAGGCGATTTGTTAAAAAGGTTTGGAATGTTGAATTGCAATGCAGCAAAGAGACCAATGAATACTAGTGAGAAGCTGTGTTTGAATGATGGTATGGAAAAAGTTCCTGAGAAAGATTTCAGAAGCATAGTGGGAGATCTCATGTATCTCACTAACACTAGACCTGACATTTTATTTGCTGAAAGTGTTATTTCCAGGTTTATGCACAATCCTAGAAGACATCACCTGGGAGTTGCAAAGAGGATTTTGAGATATGTATGTGGTACTCAAAGTTTGGGTCTTATGTACAAGAAGGGCACAACAACCAAGCTAATTGGCTTCACAGACAGTGATCGGGCCAGCAATATTGATGATCGAAGGAGTACAAGTGCctatattttttctcttgattcgGAGCCATTTCATGGAGTTCAAAGAAGCAACAATGCACAGCACTATCCAGtactgaagcagaatatattgctaCTACAACAGTAGCCTGTCATGCAGTTTTGCTTAGAAGGATTCTTGAAGATTTGAGGCAAGAAAATCATGGAGCTACTGTGATTTTTTGTGACAATAATTCAACCATAGAATTATCAAAAAATCTAGTTCATCAAGGAAGGACTAAGCACATCAAACAAGGCACCACTACATCAGAGAGTTAGTTGCAGGACTGGTGGAGCTGCAATATTGCAACACAGATTTTCAACCAGCTGACATTCT
Above is a genomic segment from Elaeis guineensis isolate ETL-2024a chromosome 1, EG11, whole genome shotgun sequence containing:
- the LOC140855773 gene encoding uncharacterized protein, with the translated sequence MEIGGREGCMLSTPPNRVKDQCFEHSKLMGCLGLTVVEIGDQPNGERKLGNQPTQQPPMAIQEELDHEIAIRCIKTTLCKEINDVGMGGSAGVKERMVLESLRLLEELAQLPLHPLTYEDYSLKYKGALKSSFSSAYRRLINDMIWHRRYGHLNFVGLKLLHKEKMTIDFPGVTGEKGICEPCLYGKQHREKFPTGTSWRATEPLMLVHAGICGPMQIASFNGSSEETKDYRLFNPVTNKLIISRDVVFNEEDRWNWEVSGSNSLQVEGDTEFNPINMIEDPTSSPDSTPRRMRSLADIYANDDQSSSPNSLLERQRSLAEIYASIAMEPTCFEDATRQEEWCKIMKEEISSIEKNKTWSANEPTLYVKTQDKDFLVVCPYVDDMIYTRSSMEMMKSFKESMMKTFEMSDLDLLHYFLRVEVQQSVEGIFIYQKKYAGDLLKRFGMLNCNAAKRPMNTSEKLCLNDGMEKVPEKDFRSIVGDLMYLTNTRPDILFAESVISRFMHNPRRHHLGVAKRILRYVCGTQSLGLMYKKGTTTKLIGFTDSDRASNIDDRRSTSAYIFSLDSEPFHGVQRSNNAQHYPVLKQNILLLQQ